The window CTCGTCCTGGTCTGGATCCCCACGCTGCTTTCCGCTGCCCTGTCCTTCACCCGATGGAACGGGTTGAGCCTGAGCGACATCAAGGGCGCCGGCCTGGCAAATTACCAGTTCATCGCCAACGACTACCCGCCGTTCTGGCCCGCTGTCCAGCACAACGTGCTGTGGCTGGTCTTTCTGGCCCTCGTCGCCACTCCGCTCGGCCTGCTGCTCGCCATCCTTCTCGATCAGAACATCCGCGGCTCCAAGATCTACCAGAGCATCTTTTTCACGCCCGTCATGCTGTCACTGGCCCTGATCGGGGTCATCTGGCAGCTGTTCTACAACCGGGACAGCGGACTGTTGAACTTCCTGCTGGGAACCGCCGGCACCCCGCAGGCGGTCGACTGGTTCGGCGATTCCAGCGTCAACATTTGGGCCGCTCTCCTTGCCGCCACCTGGCGCCACGCCGGCTACGTCATGATCCTTTACCTTGCCGGGCTCAAGGGCGTGGATCCCACCTTGCGGGAGGCGGCCCAGATCGACGGCGCCAATGCAGTCCAGACGTTCTTCCGGGTCATTTTCCCGGCCATGCGGCCGGTCAATGTGATCATCATCGTCATCACGGTGATCGAATCGCTGCGCGCCTTCGACATTGTCTACGTCATTAACCGCGGCACGAACGGACTCGAACTCATCAGCGCCCTGGTCATCCAGAACCTCGTTGGCGAAGGACAGGTGATCGGCGTCGGCTCCGCTCTTGCCGTCATCCTCCTGGTCATTTCGCTGGTTCCCATCACCTTCTACCTGTCCCGCGCCTTCGGAAAGGACAAAGAGGCATGAGCATCATCAAGCCGGCCCCTGCCGCGGCGAGAAGCGACCACCCTGCCGCAGTGCAGCACCCGGGCGGCAAGGGCCGGGGACCGGCCAAAAAGCACCTCGGCATCCACCTCTTCCTGATCGTGATGGCAGCCATGTGGCTGGTGCCGCTGGCCTGGACCATCTTCACGTCCCTGCGGCCCAAGGCCGACACCGACAAGTACGGGTACTTCAGCCTCGGCGGGTCCTTCAATTTCGACAACTTCACCGAAGCATGGACCCGGGGCGGGTTCGCGCAGTACGCCTGGAATTCCGCGCTGATCACCATACCGTCGGTCATCCTGATTCTGTTCTTCGCCTCGATGATGGCTTTCGCTGTCAGCCGGGTGGCCTGGAAATTCAACGTGACGCTGCTGATCATGTTCACCGCCGGCAACCTCCTGCCGCCCCAGGTGCTCGCGGCTCCCCTGTTCCAGATGTTCAAGCAGCTCGAACTCCCCTACAGCGTCAGCGATTCCGGCAACCTCCTCAACACCTACATCAGCGTCATCGCCGTCGACACGGCGTTCCAGATCGGCTTCGTCACCTTCGTGCTCTCCAATTACATGAAGGCACTGTCCCCCGAACTGACCGAGGCTGCCCTGGTGGACGGCGCCGGCATCTGGCGGCAGTACTGGGAAATCATCCTCCCCCTGTGCCGGCCCGCCCTAGCCGCGATGGGCACGCTGCAGGTCATCTTCATCTACAACGACTTCTTCTGGCCGCTGCTGTTCATTCAAAGCGGGGACCGGCTCCCGCTCACCACCGCCGTGAACAACCTTCAGGGCCAGTTCCTCTCGGACTACAACCTGATCGCCGCCGGCGCCATGATCACAGCCATTCCTGCCCTCATCATCTACCTGCTCCTGCAGCGACACTTCGTGGCCGGACTGACACTCGGCTCCAGCAAAGGATAAACGTGGACTTCAACAACAACACCGCCGCCATGGACTACATCACCGCGCGCCTGGGCTCGGAAGGCGCACCCATGCTCGCGTTCGGCGGCGATTACAACCCGGAGCAGTGGCCCGAGGAGACCTGGGACGAGGACGTCCGGCTCATGCGCGAGGCCGGCATCAACCTGGTCAGCGTTGGCATCTTCAGCTGGTCGTTGCTGGAACCGTCCGAGGGTATCTACGAATTCGGCTGGCTGGACCGGGTGCTGGACCTGCTGCACGCCAACGGCATCCGGGTGGACCTGGCCAACGCCACCGCCTCGCCGCCGCCCTGGTTCAGCCACAAGTATCCTGGCTCCCTTCCCGTCACAGCCGATGGAGTGCGCCACAGTTACGGGTCGCGGCAGGCCTTCGCCGCATCCAGCCCGGACTACCGCCGTGCCGCGGCCGCCCTGACGGAGCAGATTGCCATGAGGTACAAGGACCACCCCGCGGTGGTCATGTGGCATGTGCACAATGAGTACGGCTGCCACAACCAGCCGGACTTTTCTGACGGCGCCGCCGCCGGCTTCCGCAACTGGCTACAAGCCCGCTACGGAAGCCTCGACGGACTGAACGAGGCCTGGGGTACCGCCTTCTGGTCCCAGCGCTACTCCGCCTGGGAGGAAATCCTGCCGCCGCGGACCTCCGGGACCTGGGTCAATCCCACCCAGCAACTGGACTTCGCCCGGTATTCCTCGGACGAACTTCTCGAGTGCTACAAAGCGGAGGCCGCGATCATCCGGTCGCATTCCAAGCATCCGGTGACTACCAACTTCATGGGCTTCAACATGGGCCTGCACCAGCCGGTGGACTACTGGCGCTGGGCCGAACAAATGGACGTGGTGTCCAACGACCACTACCTCATCGCTGAGGACTTGCGGAACTTCCAGGAGCTTGCCGCGGCGGCGGACCTGAGCCGCGGCTGGGCGCAGGGCCGGCCCTGGCTGCTGATGGAGCACTCCACGTCCGCGGTTAACTGGCAGCCCCGCAATATCGCCAAGGCGCCCGGAGAAATGCTGCGCAACTCGCTGCAGCACATCGGCCGCGGCGCCGACGGTGCCCTCTTCTTCCAGTGGCGGGCTTCCCGGGCCGGCGCGGAAAAATTTCATTCCGGGATGCTGCCGCACGGGGGAACCGACACCAAGGTGTGGCGGGAAGTCGTCCAGCTGGGCCAGGCGCTGCGCAGCCTCGCCGAAGTGGCCGGCTCGACGGTGACCGGTGCGTCCGGCCGCGTTGATGTCGCAATCATCCATGACACCGATGCCCGCTGGGCCTCGGAACTCGACTCGCACCCGAGTACGGATGCCTCCAACATCGCGGAAACGCGCCGCTGGCACGATGCCTTCTACCGTGCCGGGGTCCCCACCGACTTCCGTCAAAGCACAGATGATCTCTCCGGCTACCGGCTCGTGGTGGCCCCGATGCAATACCTCGTGACCGACGCCGGAGCGGCCAACCTGGACCGCTACGCAAGGGACGGCGGCCACCTCGTCATCACGTACTACTCGGGCATTGTGAACGAGCACGACCACATCCGGCTCGGCAGCTATCCGGGGGCGTTCAGTGAGCTGCTGGGCGTACGGATGGAGGAATTTTATCCGTTGCGCTCCGGCGAATCGCTTCCGCTCAGCGCGTTCGGTGCGGGCTCGTGCTGGAGCGAACTCGGCCGGGCCAGCACCGCCGAGGTGCTCGCCGCGGTAACCGAGGGGCCGGTGGCCGGTTCGCCGGCGGTGACCCGCAACCAGGCGGGAACGGGCCTGGCTTACTACGTCGCCACCACGTTGTCGGCCGCGGGCCTCAGTGACTTCGTGGCGCTCAGCTGCGCCGACGCGTCGGTACAGCCGCTGGTACCGGATCTTCCGGCCGATGTGGAGGTCATCCGGCGGAGCAAGGACGGCACGGACTGGACGTTCTGCATCAACCACGGAACGCAGGACGTCCGGTTGCCCCTGGCGGGAGTCGACCTCATCGCCGGTCGGGAACTCGACGGCGGCCTTGCCTTGGGCGCCGGCGCTGCCGCCGTCGTCCGTTCCCGGACCGCTGCCGAAGCGGTCCGGTAAGGACACCAGATGCTCGCCGCAGCCCGCCACTCAGCCATCACCGCGGAAGTCCAGCGTGAACGAATCGTCCGCGTCGCGGACCTTGCGAAACTGCTGGGCGTCTCCCTGAT is drawn from Micrococcaceae bacterium Sec5.8 and contains these coding sequences:
- a CDS encoding sugar ABC transporter permease translates to MSTASDTTTAGARGARGAPARRVRRLSGRDKWVLGFMVGVPTLIQLVLVWIPTLLSAALSFTRWNGLSLSDIKGAGLANYQFIANDYPPFWPAVQHNVLWLVFLALVATPLGLLLAILLDQNIRGSKIYQSIFFTPVMLSLALIGVIWQLFYNRDSGLLNFLLGTAGTPQAVDWFGDSSVNIWAALLAATWRHAGYVMILYLAGLKGVDPTLREAAQIDGANAVQTFFRVIFPAMRPVNVIIIVITVIESLRAFDIVYVINRGTNGLELISALVIQNLVGEGQVIGVGSALAVILLVISLVPITFYLSRAFGKDKEA
- a CDS encoding carbohydrate ABC transporter permease; amino-acid sequence: MSIIKPAPAAARSDHPAAVQHPGGKGRGPAKKHLGIHLFLIVMAAMWLVPLAWTIFTSLRPKADTDKYGYFSLGGSFNFDNFTEAWTRGGFAQYAWNSALITIPSVILILFFASMMAFAVSRVAWKFNVTLLIMFTAGNLLPPQVLAAPLFQMFKQLELPYSVSDSGNLLNTYISVIAVDTAFQIGFVTFVLSNYMKALSPELTEAALVDGAGIWRQYWEIILPLCRPALAAMGTLQVIFIYNDFFWPLLFIQSGDRLPLTTAVNNLQGQFLSDYNLIAAGAMITAIPALIIYLLLQRHFVAGLTLGSSKG
- a CDS encoding beta-galactosidase, with amino-acid sequence MDFNNNTAAMDYITARLGSEGAPMLAFGGDYNPEQWPEETWDEDVRLMREAGINLVSVGIFSWSLLEPSEGIYEFGWLDRVLDLLHANGIRVDLANATASPPPWFSHKYPGSLPVTADGVRHSYGSRQAFAASSPDYRRAAAALTEQIAMRYKDHPAVVMWHVHNEYGCHNQPDFSDGAAAGFRNWLQARYGSLDGLNEAWGTAFWSQRYSAWEEILPPRTSGTWVNPTQQLDFARYSSDELLECYKAEAAIIRSHSKHPVTTNFMGFNMGLHQPVDYWRWAEQMDVVSNDHYLIAEDLRNFQELAAAADLSRGWAQGRPWLLMEHSTSAVNWQPRNIAKAPGEMLRNSLQHIGRGADGALFFQWRASRAGAEKFHSGMLPHGGTDTKVWREVVQLGQALRSLAEVAGSTVTGASGRVDVAIIHDTDARWASELDSHPSTDASNIAETRRWHDAFYRAGVPTDFRQSTDDLSGYRLVVAPMQYLVTDAGAANLDRYARDGGHLVITYYSGIVNEHDHIRLGSYPGAFSELLGVRMEEFYPLRSGESLPLSAFGAGSCWSELGRASTAEVLAAVTEGPVAGSPAVTRNQAGTGLAYYVATTLSAAGLSDFVALSCADASVQPLVPDLPADVEVIRRSKDGTDWTFCINHGTQDVRLPLAGVDLIAGRELDGGLALGAGAAAVVRSRTAAEAVR